A DNA window from Oscarella lobularis chromosome 8, ooOscLobu1.1, whole genome shotgun sequence contains the following coding sequences:
- the LOC136189997 gene encoding uncharacterized protein isoform X2 codes for MTCFLSPVKACKKEKVCASDSPVDAESDLELTADRIERAALSDDPRLLRSLLKSAQKTFPPILDHIDKKRRKSGKRCLLSAAVEGGRDCGNSIIIAILLESGSDCLEPDGCHESPFLYASRRDMQEIVRLMRRVVTDGDNVDQMRKLIEQQSRVETELRTATGRRRDFHSRSSLSTDSGVTVVGDYNLVLNYGVAFPNDDESSDSNSPYRLDEDQRTSSLPKRPRRSDSMRSKKEQKGNSKESYLGTDM; via the exons GCAGAAAGCGACCTGGAGTTGACAGCCGATCGGATTGAGAGGGCCGCCCTTTCGGATGACCCTCGCCTCCTTCGCTCTCTCTTGAAGAGTGCGCAGAAAACTTTCCCACCCATTCTCGATCACATAGACAAAAAGCGTCGAAAGAGCGGCAAACGGTGTCTTCTAAGCGCCGCTGTCGAAGGCGGACGTGACTGCGGCAATAGCATCATTATAGCAATACTTTTGGAAAGCGGGTCGGATTGCCTCGAACCAGACGGTTGCCACGAAAGTCCTTTCCTGTACGCTAGCCGCAGGGATATGCAGGAAATTGTGCGTCTAATGCGGCGCGTTGTCACTG ATGGCGACAACGTAGATCAGATGAGAAAGCTAATCGAGCAGCAGAGTCGCGTGGAGACAGAACTTCGCACCGCTACCGGTAGAAGGAGAGATTTTCATTCG cGTAGCTCTCTGAGTACGGACAGCGGCGTTACCGTAGTGGGCGACTATAACCTCGTGCTTAACTATGGCGTCGCTTTtccaaatgacgacgaatctTCTGATAGCAACAGTCCATACCGGCTTGATGAAG ATCAACGTACGTCCTCGTTGCCTAAACGCcctcgacgaagcgactcTATGCGATCGAAAAAGGAGCAGAAGGGCAATAGTAAGGAGTCTTACCTTGGCACAGATATGTAG
- the LOC136189997 gene encoding uncharacterized protein isoform X1, whose protein sequence is MTCFLSPVKACKKEKVCASDSPVDAESDLELTADRIERAALSDDPRLLRSLLKSAQKTFPPILDHIDKKRRKSGKRCLLSAAVEGGRDCGNSIIIAILLESGSDCLEPDGCHESPFLYASRRDMQEIVRLMRRVVTDGDNVDQMRKLIEQQSRVETELRTATGRRRDFHSRSSLSTDSGVTVVGDYNLVLNYGVAFPNDDESSDSNSPYRLDEDQRTSSLPKRPRRSDSMRSKKEQKGNSKESYLGTDM, encoded by the exons GCAGAAAGCGACCTGGAGTTGACAGCCGATCGGATTGAGAGGGCCGCCCTTTCGGATGACCCTCGCCTCCTTCGCTCTCTCTTGAAGAGTGCGCAGAAAACTTTCCCACCCATTCTCGATCACATAGACAAAAAGCGTCGAAAGAGCGGCAAACGGTGTCTTCTAAGCGCCGCTGTCGAAGGCGGACGTGACTGCGGCAATAGCATCATTATAGCAATACTTTTGGAAAGCGGGTCGGATTGCCTCGAACCAGACGGTTGCCACGAAAGTCCTTTCCTGTACGCTAGCCGCAGGGATATGCAGGAAATTGTGCGTCTAATGCGGCGCGTTGTCACTG ATGGCGACAACGTAGATCAGATGAGAAAGCTAATCGAGCAGCAGAGTCGCGTGGAGACAGAACTTCGCACCGCTACCGGTAGAAGGAGAGATTTTCATTCG cGTAGCTCTCTGAGTACGGACAGCGGCGTTACCGTAGTGGGCGACTATAACCTCGTGCTTAACTATGGCGTCGCTTTtccaaatgacgacgaatctTCTGATAGCAACAGTCCATACCGGCTTGATGAAG ATCAACGTACGTCCTCGTTGCCTAAACGCcctcgacgaagcgactcTATGCGATCGAAAAAGGAGCAGAAGGGCAATAGTAAGGAGTCTTACCTTGGCACAGAT ATGTAG